In the Populus nigra chromosome 2, ddPopNigr1.1, whole genome shotgun sequence genome, CAATGAGGCTGTCCAAATTTGGATGGAAATTGTTGGACACTTGCTATTTAAGTGATCGAGTTTTTGAAGATCACCTTCCCATTCCCAATGTAACAAAGATGTTTCCTGCAAAAGTAGAGGATCCCGTCATAAGGACAGACATATTGATTCAGACTTTTAGGGAGATCAATGGAGTTCTCCTTGGTGCTCAGGAAAACCAGAGCAAGGTTTCATTCCTTCAGAATCTTGATAGGAATCATCATATAATGAGTAGGCTTCAGAGTTTACAAAATGCTGGTAAGGGATTTGAAGTGCTAGTGCTTCCTATTTATACTTATACATTTGCTTGACTTgtatttgcttggttttttatgCTCACACGTAGATGTCtgttatttatctttttccAGGACAGAATTACTTGGTGTCTAATGTTTTTggaaattaatagaaaaatacatgaagaaagaaaaaaaataggactCTCAATATGTAGAATATTTGGGGGAGAATCATGAAAGATTTTGTGAGTCTCCATGTATTGAATTATTGGTGATGAAAAAAACTACATTAAAGAACGCAAACAAGCTAGAGGGATTTGGCTCCTTCTCATTAATGATGTAGTGCATTTCTTACTACTCCTTGTCCTTGGTGTCCCACTCAAGACTTAGGATGGCATTGGCTCTATAATGGAAGCGAATGTTACAATTGCCACCTTCTGTGAATGGGCTGCAGTTAAGGATCTCAAGGGTCCTGAAACCATGAATAAATGTGGTGCAGCCTTTACATCATACCAAGCTACACATCCTTGTGAGTATGTACTTTGCTGATTTCATGGCATGGTAGGATAAATGGGTTGCTATCAACATGACTATACCTAAATTGAGATGTCATGTCCTGAATGTAGAATAACATGTGGTTCAGCCTTTAGGATAACCGTCTGCTTAGATTTTGTACTCATCATAACCATGAATTGTTCTTGATGGTACCTGTTTTTGGTAGAGGAACTCACTATTGTTTAGGTTTTGATATTTAACTTGCTTACTGCAGGGTGGATTTTCATGGATGATGAACAGCTCCAGTATTTATCTGGGATAATGGCTTCTAATCTGAAAGGTACCATTAAGGAGTCACCTGCTCTTCCAACTGCCACTGCCACTGCGAGCAACAAAGTACAGATGGGTGAAGATGCTGCCATCATGGAGTCCAAAATCAGTCAAATAAAGGACCTTTTTCCTGACTACGGTAAAGGGTTCCTAGCTGCTTGTCTTGAAGCTTATAATCATAATCCAGAGGAGGTCATCCAGAGGATACTAGAGGAGACCCTCCATGAAGATCTAAGGTGTTTGGATACTTCATCGGAGACAATGCCACTGCCCAAAACTGCTTCAACCGTGGGCAAGAaagataaaggaaaaggaaagttGGTTGAATCTACACTTCCTTCAACAACATCACTGCACTCTGTTAATCCAGTGGTCCCAGTGGAGCAGCGACAAGTTGAGGGTCCCTCTGTTTCGTCATCATCTACAACTGGAAGGTTTGTCAGGAAGCCTAGTGACATCCCTGGTCACTACACCACTGACACCAGAGATCACAAGGATACTGCAAGGATGGCTGCTCTAATTTCACAGTATGAATACGAAGATGAGTATGACGACTCCTTTGATGATCTGGGTTTCAGTGTTGCCGAGTCCGGGGTGGAGGAGAATGAACTATTAGGTAACAGAATAAACTCTAATTCAGGGATATCATCAGGGACCAAAACTGAAACCTCTGCTCAAAACTCTCCTAATACTAAATGGGGCTCCAGGAAAAAGCCGCAATATTATGTGAAGGATGGAAAGAACTATAGTTACAAGGTTGCAGGTTCAGTCGCGGTGGCAAATGCCAATGAAGCTTCTCTTATTAATCAAGTACACGGAGAACAAATTCATGGTCTTGGGCGTGGTGGTAATATTCCCCTAGGTGCAACTAAAAAGTTGGCCGAGTATCAAGAGAAGGATCGGGACCAGTCTGATGAACCCGAGACAGATGGGAGAGGGAATACAGGGAATTACAGGGGTCGGCCCTGGGGCAGAGGAAGTAGGGGAGGAGGAAGGCTGAGGGAGTCAAATGATGTCCAAGACAACCAGTCTGATGGCTCTGAGATTCAAGGGAGAGAGAGCACTCCTAACCATAGAGGTAGAGGTCGGGGAAGAGGAAGTAATCATAACTACAGGAAGGATAGAGCCATGAATAAGCACTTCTCTGGATTGTCTGGTTTCTAAGTGCTCGTGGGATGTTCATGCTTacacatgtataaaaaaaaaatgaatttatggtGAGATATACAATGTTTGAGAGCCTCATACAGCTGTATAGTCGGGCTGCTGTTTGCGTGGCCTGGACTGTGGTCAACATTTTTGTGGCATTTTATATCAGGGACACTCTTTCCTGGTGCCTGTTTTCTATGGTTTTACGGTccagtttgaataaaaaactcgAGACAGAGTTGAAGCAATTGACATGAATGAGTGAAATCTTTGTACATCTTTTTTGTAGGGAAAACTCGAGACAGAGACTTcgaaaatttaatgaaaatattttaaactttcatcatgaatatttaaaaatttcaaaccaTGACTTGATTTAACAATCCTGGTCAATGATTTTGTCTGAATATTTTTAACCTTTACATttgctaaacaaaaaaaaaagtcgactataaatttaaaattataaataatcaagaaaatcaaaggggagaggaagagagaaattCCCCGTCAATGAAATTTGGCCTTAATTCCAATTGCTAAAACCATCACCTTTGGAAATAAAGAAGATATgtcaatttgaataaaaaaaaattaaattcgaaTTTCGTATTGATTATTTATGAATGTGTGTTGAGGTTAGATTTGTGTTTATAAAGTTTAGAGgattgtagaaaaaaaataagaaaatcaagatcTTTAAAATCAATATCAGCTGATGAAGGTGGTCTTGGGATTAGCTAATTCTATGATGTTTCGACTGCTACAATATCCCGGCGCCATTGTGAAGAAATGATCAATAAACGATATGTCACCTGATTGATTACTACAAGTGTCgtccatattattttttaaaattataattgggcCTGATTTAAGTTATAAGCCCAGGAGCACTAGGCACCACTCCAAGAGTCTCAGCGTTCTCTTTCTATACTTTtctcatttattatattttaataatttccttactaaatttatcatttttatttttatttttttatttatctgatacttacaataaaataaacattacatttttgtacattttaaaaaataaattaagagttAATAGTTTACATTTTTGCAAcctttaaatttgtattttctatactatcatgttattaaaaaaactatttaattaaaataaagaatagtttatatatatgtatataaaatttaattcaatgaaaaaaacttGGGATGGTAAGAAGATAcaagtgaagaaaaaagaacaattttcaaattcatattttaaatatagttGACAAATTTGGTTCGGCTCGAGCTGGAATTGATAATGGACTAAAAAGATAGGCTATGCATAATATATTATACATAAAACTTTAATGTCCCGTCATAAGAAAATGTCAAAAGTGTTACGCATGCATTGTAAGTAAAacagttttaatatatttatattatatttttcaaaatagataATTAGATCATACTCATTAACTCAATCCATGTATATCAACCCTAAGACCTTGTTCAGGTCAAATTCCAGTCTACCGACTATGAGCacacatttaatatatatattttttgttttgttttattctcCACAACCAaacagaaagagagaaaaacttaggtactctttcctttttttataccAAATGCTACTGCCTCCGACCAAATGCTTGAGACCCCGTCACTCCCaacagattaaaaaattatggtccATGTTGACCACTAGATGCAGAATGGTATGAAAATCATACTGTTAAGATACATTCGAGTTTCATGCTTGCCTTCGTGCTCTCTGTAAATCTACGGAATATCTTTCGTTGCCCACTCGAGGAATACGAGCTCAACTTAGTTCTATCACATCAAACCTTTCTTAAAATCTTGATCTTCCGAATCATTAAACTTGGTATTCAAATCACATTCAGTAATTACAACCAGTTATTACACAGTACAActacaaataaaatgaatgatctGATCAGTTGACTTGGGATACCAATAATCTGTGAATGTCGTCAAAAGCATAGCCTTCCCACAAAATCCATTTCCCTGTTcccaaattcataaaaaatgacGGTAACATTAACCCTACAATCTGCTAAATTATTCCAGAGGATGTTCATCCTACAACGTCTAACAGCTAGACTGGATTCCTCACATATCTTCATCGCCCATGCCAACAGCAAAGTGCCCAACGTTTCTATCCTGGATAATCCAGGGAAGTGTACAGGTCAACAACTTTGGTAACGCAAAAGCAACTAATAATGTCAacgcaaaaaaaagaaagtgtcTAAAGAccagaaaaatgttttttcaaatgttttttgcACCAGAAAAAAGGGACAGTTAAAAGTAAATGCCCAGAGAACAGAAGATAGTATAGAATAAAGCGCACTGGAGCATTAGTTTTTGAAATGTTCCTCGCATCAAAAGGAGCAGTGGTGACCAGAAAAGTACACACAATAACTATACTGAATGAAGAAGAACCAACCTTAGATAGCATCCGCTGCTTGTTCAGAAACTGGGTCCTGGCTTTATTTTGTATTGAGTTTGGCGACCGGAACATCCTCTGTAACAAGGAATGCATCTTATCAGTATCTTAAAACAAAACTAAGGCACTAAAAGAGAGgtcatcaataaaagtaaatgTCTCAATTTTACAGCCCTTGTTTTCCTCGCCATGATTTTCTTAGGAATAGTTTGTGTTCTAGGCGTGCTGAACAGTGCCTCAATTTGAGAGATTTGGAAGGGGAGAATTTTTCAAGACCGGAGACGGAGATTGCTATATTTGCAGCAACAAGAGAATGCAGATCTTAAATATGAACAAAAAGGTACATGAATCCATTAACAACCAATCATTATCATTACTATATAAAGGAAGTTTAGTTCAAACCATTACCAAGGTTTAGCACATCACTAACCAAATTTAACTTCAATCGAAAGAGATCAGCTAGTTTACCTAGGCAAATATCCAAAGTATCAGAACACACGTGCTGTACTGACACTTGAGATGAAGAAAAGTTTGGATGGTGCAGGCACAAGAAAATCTCACAATTGTAGGACAAATAAATAATTCCAGATTGAAGACTGTCATAGAAGGCCAAGTTGGAGAAGAGCATAACTGACCTTTTCACCGCTTGACATTTGATGTTCGACACCTAGGAGATGCTTCCTCTTGGGCGTGAACCCAAAAACAACTTGAAGGAATTCATTGTCCTATTTAAA is a window encoding:
- the LOC133682183 gene encoding uncharacterized protein LOC133682183 isoform X1, producing the protein MLEKKLLDLPKLLDICSIYGHENEELTGLLVKNALKAQPWLHDDLATLMTHFLGIIHTMHQRCISSLEVLFSAGSHEDHRSSPLLTDYLEVMDFINDAIVSMDAFVTAYESAAVFFSCPVEMSHGNEEMLITLARLHDTLIPALQRGFRIILTGGDDRMILNVAVSLKMLSMRLSKFGWKLLDTCYLSDRVFEDHLPIPNVTKMFPAKVEDPVIRTDILIQTFREINGVLLGAQENQSKVSFLQNLDRNHHIMSRLQSLQNAGWIFMDDEQLQYLSGIMASNLKGTIKESPALPTATATASNKVQMGEDAAIMESKISQIKDLFPDYGKGFLAACLEAYNHNPEEVIQRILEETLHEDLRCLDTSSETMPLPKTASTVGKKDKGKGKLVESTLPSTTSLHSVNPVVPVEQRQVEGPSVSSSSTTGRFVRKPSDIPGHYTTDTRDHKDTARMAALISQYEYEDEYDDSFDDLGFSVAESGVEENELLGNRINSNSGISSGTKTETSAQNSPNTKWGSRKKPQYYVKDGKNYSYKVAGSVAVANANEASLINQVHGEQIHGLGRGGNIPLGATKKLAEYQEKDRDQSDEPETDGRGNTGNYRGRPWGRGSRGGGRLRESNDVQDNQSDGSEIQGRESTPNHRGRGRGRGSNHNYRKDRAMNKHFSGLSGF